A single window of Aspergillus flavus chromosome 4, complete sequence DNA harbors:
- a CDS encoding defective in cullin neddylation protein 1 (defective in cullin neddylation protein 1): MPPYSGLQRQQIAQFMNFTQAKDAVAAKFLKASRWNVEEAIDAFFQSPQGAGGATSSINKIFDSYRDSPDDNPDGIGIEGAMKFLGDIQVQLDEVTCLGIAELLKSPSMGEFTREGFLNGWRAVGCDSIDKMVAHADNLRSRIPTQPDLFRRVYRYTFPLCRMQGQRNLQFEIAAEQWKLFFTPDKGGVQWETETTPWLDWWIEFMEERGKKPVNKDLWEQVEVFMRKTLDDERFGWWSADGAWPGALDDFVVWVQKKRGDNMEVE, translated from the exons ATGCCACCTTACTCGGGTCTTCAGAGGCAACAAATAGCTCAGTTCATGAACTTTACACAAGCAAAGGATGCAGTAGCTGCCAAG TTCTTAAAAGCATCTAGGTGGAATGTCGAAGAAGCAATTGATGC GTTTTTCCAGAGTCCCCAGGGCGCAGGGGGTGccacctcctccatcaacAAGATATTCGACAGCTATCGAG ACTCTCCGGATGACAACCCCGATGGCATCGGCATTGAAGGAGCGATGAAATTCCTCGGCGATATCCAAGTGCAACTAGACGAAGTGACATGTCTCGGCATTGCAGAACTTCTGAAATCACCGTCTATGGGCGAGTTTACTAGAGAGGGATTCTTGAATGGATGGAGGGCTGTCGG ATGTGACTCCATCGACAAAATGGTTGCCCACGCTGACAATCTCCGATCGCGGATCCCCACGCAGCCGGATCTCTTCCGTCGCGTGTACCGCTATACCTTCCCTCTCTGCCGGATGCAGGGCCAGCGGAACCTCCAGTTTGAGATCGCAGCCGAACAATGGAAACTATTCTTTACGCCGGACAAGGGCGGAGTCCAGTGGGAGACGGAGACGACTCCATGGTTGGACTGGTGGATCGAATTCATGGAGGAGCGCGGAAAGAAACCCGTCAACAAGGATCTGTGGGAACAGGTTGAGGTCTTCATGCGGAAGACTCTTGACGATGAGCGGTTTGGGTGGTGGAGTGCGGACGGCGCATGGCCTGGGGCACTTGATGATTTTGTCGTCTGggtgcagaagaagagaggagatAATATGGAGGTAGAGTGA
- a CDS encoding alkali metal cation/H+ antiporter Nha1 C terminus-domain-containing protein, whose amino-acid sequence MAWDHLDIDKPHLAYMILGGFTGLFMLCSLFVKEKLYIGEATVATLCGIIFGPHAANLFNPHEWGNVDKITLECSRIVLVVQCFAVGVELPKSYMNRHWKSVFLLLVPVMTWGWLITSLFIWWMVPPLSWLESLVCAACVTATDPVLASSVVGKGKFAKRVPKHLRDLLSAESGCNDGMAFPFIYLSFYILRYRPDAGKVTLNWICVTILYECIFGAVYGFLIGYFARHSIKYAERKQLIDRESFLVFYFVLAVFCAGSGSLLGMDDLLIGFAAGVGFSNDGWFTEKTEESHVSNVIDLLLNLAYFVYFGSIVPWEMYNAPELGLVPWRLVVIAILVIFFRRIPIMLILKPIIPDVKTWREALFAGHFGPIGVGAIFAAILARAELETDSTQPLTEAELPKAGTADYYIVQLIWPITTFMVISSILVHGSSIAVFTLGKRINTLTITLSYTTANEEGPSWMNRLPRVQSIAKGSMSFRKPDDTDASSNEQEYPPGTLPPIGVPGNFLRRVRDEDTESPTGRTSSRRPRRRRRHASGAGGPISQSAIAPQRTVESEDAEEEDERDKIEREGSPPSKERDQFGREPIVEAYLEGHHMIIEDEEGNVLKTEDVSHVSPEERQRHIEAQRDRLLQEKSGEFAKSKSQPHARSEGEEVEEALEEKAGHPLEKARKRFGQWIGLGKGRAQEVEDQEVEKAPTTKQQPTATDKKPKGKSRSAHAYQFGNTIIVEDEDGEVIKKYSIPSTDKPETGAPVRRGLTRMGTWFGMDGEGEPSQAEKKSANDDWLADDGLRFTVADDDNISKKGVSHKGRRMNKHEFVQQLRNLGPRARRELVEETDVPQHVKEVARDEARDAERKESLAGGSAQDTQHGTTPARPASISSSESSNGSDIGVPGDNIAASLARFTRGTAAEERRSTLNPSTRPRSRRDSEDDGTERVPPAQLREAAGLSPPPQQDDDDTGETPAERRRRLAALGELNLDDSDESDAAVESDSEDNTGFRRVGSKVQFVEGTKPSDSGNGSNSNQGNGSSSSSSAHQRSISWGGEKGREA is encoded by the coding sequence ATGGCGTGGGATCATTTGGATATTGATAAGCCGCATTTGGCTTACATGATCTTGGGCGGTTTCACCGGCCTATTCATGCTTTGCTCGCTCTTTGTGAAGGAGAAACTGTACATCGGTGAAGCAACAGTCGCTACTCTTTGCGGAATCATCTTCGGGCCACATGCGGCCAATCTCTTCAATCCCCACGAATGGGGAAATGTTGACAAGATCACTCTTGAGTGCTCTCGTATCGTCTTGGTCGTTCAATGTTTCGCTGTCGGTGTCGAATTACCCAAATCGTACATGAACCGTCATTGGAAGTCCGTCTTCTTACTGCTGGTGCCGGTCATGACTTGGGGCTGGCTTATTACCAGCTTGTTCATCTGGTGGATGGTTCCTCCCCTCAGCTGGCTGGAGAGTCTTGTGTGCGCCGCTTGTGTGACAGCCACGGATCCCGTGCTGGCGTCTTCAGTCGTCGGTAAAGGTAAATTCGCCAAGCGTGTGCCTAAGCATTTGCGAGACCTGTTGTCGGCTGAGTCTGGCTGCAACGACGGTATGGCTTTTCCGTTCATCTACCTATCATTCTACATTTTACGTTACCGCCCAGACGCGGGCAAAGTGACCCTTAACTGGATCTGTGTCACCATCTTATACGAGTGTATCTTTGGCGCCGTCTACGGTTTCCTCATTGGTTATTTCGCCCGTCATTCGATCAAATATGCCGAACGCAAACAGCTGATTGATCGCGAAAGTTTCCTCGTCTTCTACTTCGTGTTGGCGGTCTTTTGCGCCGGCTCTGGTAGTTTGTTGGGCATGGACGACCTTTTGATAGGTTTCGCGGCAGGTGTTGGTTTCAGTAATGATGGATGGTTCACGGAGAAAACCGAAGAGTCTCACGTATCCAACGTTATTGACCTTCTGCTGAACTTGGCATATTTCGTGTACTTTGGATCCATTGTTCCCTGGGAAATGTACAACGCGCCAGAACTCGGCCTTGTCCCATGGAGGCTTGTTGTGATCGCCATCTTGGTCATCTTTTTCCGCCGGATTCCCATCATGTTAATCCTGAAACCAATCATACCGGATGTGAAAACTTGGCGTGAGGCCCTCTTCGCTGGTCATTTCGGACCCATTGGTGTCGGTGCCATTTTCGCTGCCATCTTGGCTCGGGCTGAATTAGAAACGGACAGCACGCAGCCCCTAACGGAGGCGGAGCTACCGAAAGCGGGTACGGCCGATTATTATATCGTCCAACTCATCTGGCCCATCACGACTTTTATGGTCATCTCGTCCATTCTAGTCCATGGTTCCTCGATTGCTGTGTTCACACTTGGAAAGCGCATCAACACCCTGACCATCACGCTGTCTTACACCACCGCAAATGAGGAGGGTCCATCATGGATGAATCGTTTGCCTCGAGTCCAATCTATAGCCAAAGGCTCGATGTCTTTCCGTAAGCCAGATGACACGGATGCGTCTTCTAATGAACAGGAGTATCCCCCCGGTACTTTACCCCCGATCGGTGTTCCTGGTAACTTCCTGCGTCGGGTTCGGGACGAAGATACGGAGTCACCTACCGGTAGGACGTCAAGTAGGAGACCCCGCAGACGCCGTCGGCACGCTTCTGGAGCTGGTGGTCCTATCAGTCAGTCAGCGATTGCACCTCAACGGACTGTAGAAAGTGAAGAcgccgaggaggaggacgagcGCGACAAAATTGAACGGGAAGGCTCTCCACCGTCCAAGGAACGAGATCAGTTCGGACGAGAGCCAATTGTGGAAGCTTATCTGGAAGGCCATCATATGATcatcgaagatgaagaaggaaatgtCCTGAAGACAGAAGATGTTAGTCACGTATCACCCGAGGAGCGACAGCGACACATCGAAGCACAGCGTGATAGGCTGTTGCAGGAGAAGTCGGGAGAGTTTGCCAAATCAAAGAGTCAGCCACACGCGAGGtcagagggagaagaggtcGAAGAAGCTCTCGAAGAGAAGGCCGGCCACCCTCTTGAGAAGGCTCGCAAGCGATTTGGTCAGTGGATTGGGCTCGGAAAGGGTCGCGCCCAAGAGGTGGAAGACCAGGAAGTTGAAAAGGCTCCGACAACGAAGCAGCAGCCTACTGCTACTGACAAGAAACCCAAGGGCAAGTCTCGCTCAGCTCACGCATATCAGTTCGGTAACACCATCATTgtcgaggacgaggatggagAGGTGATCAAGAAGTACTCTATTCCTTCAACCGACAAACCGGAGACAGGAGCGCCCGTACGGCGTGGATTGACCCGCATGGGAACCTGGTTTGGCATGGACGGTGAAGGGGAGCCGTCACAGGCAGAGAAGAAGTCAGCCAACGATGACTGGCTAGCGGACGACGGTCTTCGATTCACCGTGGCCGACGATGACAACATTAGTAAGAAAGGTGTTAGCCACAAGGGTCGCAGAATGAACAAGCATGAATTCGTCCAGCAACTCCGCAATCTTGGTCCCAGAGCTCGTCGCGAGCTGGTGGAAGAGACGGATGTGCCCCAGCATGTCAAGGAGGTTGCCCGGGACGAAGCTCGGGATGCGGAGCGCAAGGAATCTCTTGCTGGCGGTTCTGCCCAAGACACACAACATGGAACAACGCCTGCCCGACCTGCATCTATCTCGAGCAGCGAGTCAAGCAACGGGTCTGATATAGGAGTGCCTGGTGACAATATTGCTGCTTCATTGGCCCGGTTCACCCGTGGCACGGCCGCAGAGGAGCGTCGCAGTACTCTCAACCCCTCCACTCGTCCTCGCTCACGCAGAGACTCTGAAGACGATGGCACTGAGCGTGTGCCCCCGGCTCAACTTCGAGAAGCAGCTGGCCTGTCGCCTCCACCTCAGCAAGATGACGACGACACGGGAGAAACACCCGCGGAACGCCGTCGTCGTCTCGCCGCTCTTGGTGAACTGAACTTGGACGATTCCGATGAGTCGGATGCTGCGGTAGAATCGGATAGCGAGGATAATACGGGGTTCCGTCGTGTCGGCAGCAAAGTCCAGTTCGTAGAAGGGACGAAGCCCTCCGATAGTGGGAATGGAAGTAACTCCAACCAAGGGAACGGTTCGAGTTCCTCGAGCTCTGCGCATCAGCGTTCAATCTCatggggaggagagaaaggcCGGGAGGCTTAA
- a CDS encoding ribosome biogenesis protein (60S ribosome subunit biogenesis protein NIP7) produces the protein MRQLTEQETKTLFEKLANYTGRSLNNLITTSDDPNDRYVFRLHGNRVYYMKLSLANLSTAIPRANLLSLGTCIGKFTKSGQFRLHITALDVIAPHARYKVWIKQNGEMPFLYGGNVVKAHVNRWSDDCPEHAGVVVFNSNDTPLGFGVTARSSAEARKLEPTAITVFRQGDIGEYLREEDTLFTT, from the exons ATGCGTCAACTCACTGAACAAGAGACGAAAACGCTTTTCGAGAAATTGGCCAACTATACTGGTCGCTCGTTGAACAACCTCATTACCACCTCCGATGACCCCAATGACCGATATGTATTCCGTCTCCATGGAAATCGCGTCTATTATATGAAACTGTCCTTGGCCAATCTTTCGACAGCCATTCCTCGCGCAAACCTTCTCTCACTTGGTACCTGCATCGGAAAGTTCACCAAGAGTGGTCAGTTCAGGCTGCACATCACCG CCCTGGATGTGATTGCTCCCCACGCGAGATACAAGGTCTGGATCAAACAGAATGGAGAGATGCCCTTCCTGTATGGTGGAAATGTGGTAAAGGCACACGTCAACCGGTGGTCAGACGATTGTCCAGAACACGCAGGTGTTGTTGTCTTCAACTCGAATGATACTCCATTG GGCTTTGGTGTTACCGCCCGCTCTAGTGCTGAAGCGAGGAAATTGGAGCCAACAGCAATTACCGTGTTCCGTCAGGGAGATATAGGGGAATACCTGAGAGAG GAAGATACTCTCTTTACGACGTAA
- the steD gene encoding MAPKKK cascade protein kinase regulator Ste50, whose protein sequence is MSLHTSYHADSDADDEYERSVITSPHLATDSEASPSESDFPSSEQTPTTFANADEHPKSPKTIITEWTVEECAHFLASLGLRQYCPAFLENEIVGEALIALKHDELKEMGIASVGHRLTILKSVYETKVKQDIPLDADHYIPLSADQSMNETASQEDVARLIQSIRLRDERIVTVESELRRMAEDYRRLREELLPVFKMAKDRSQPLPPPTSMGISGPDGYHDSQQTLVSPSGITLLDRSGTLSRQISKRLNTGGTTPKNNSPTHIPPSIHEGRMYQDSGVLDPSSALYTNGKSQLSPGIPSPTSPGVQYTAAQTLGSRSYQPAPNTSRSPHDHHDEPSTSQNRERLNPTPTQPNRPDIPTRSDSRAGNGNDPPSVEIFKSFRVSMEDPCYKVLPAALKKYNINADWRQYALYIVYGDQERCLGLDERPLILFKQLEKEGRKPMFMLRKQLQHPVESNYPPVNPVPNSAGFESRQAQINLPGGVL, encoded by the exons ATGTCTCTCCACACTTCCTACCACGCCGACTCCGATGCCGACGATGAGTACGAGCGCAGTGTCATCACTTCTCCCCACCTGGCTACCGATTCCGAGGCGTCTCCCTCTGAATCCGACTTCCCCTCCTCCGAACAGACCCCGACTACTTTCGCAAACGCCGACGAACATCCTAAATCCCCCAAAACCATCATCACCGAATGGACAGTCGAAGAGTGCGCCCACTTTCTCGCCTCCCTAGGTCTCCGTCAATATTGTCCAGCCTTCCTCG AAAATGAGATTGTGGGGGAAGCGCTTATTGCTCTGAAACATGATgagttgaaggaaatggggATTGCTAGCGTGGGACATCGATTAACGATCCTCAAGAGTGTCTATGAAACGAAGGTGAAACAGGATATTCCGCTGGATGCAGACCATTATATTCCTCTTT CGGCGGACCAAAGTATGAATGAAACTGCATCACAGGAGGATGTCGCACGTTTGATCCAGTCCATTCGGTTGCGAGATGAGCGAATTGTCACTGTGGAGTCCGAGCTCCGCCGCATGGCGGAGGACTATCGTCGGTTGAGAGAGGAGCTTCTGCCGGTTTTCAAGATGGCCAAGGACCGTTCGCAACCGTTGCCCCCTCCCACATCCATGGGCATTTCCGGCCCAGACGGATACCACGATAGTCAGCAGACACTGGTGTCACCTTCCGGGATCACTCTCCTCGACCGCTCAGGTACCCTCTCTCGACAAATCTCCAAAAGACTTAACACAGGAGGCACCACCCCCAAGAACAATTCTCCCACTCATATCCCACCCTCGATTCATGAAGGCCGTATGTATCAGGACAGTGGCGTGTTAGACCCCTCATCGGCGCTTTACACGAATGGAAAGTCGCAGTTGTCCCCGGGGATCCCGTCTCCCACCTCTCCAGGCGTCCAATATACTGCCGCGCAGACTTTGGGATCTCGATCATATCAACCTGCCCCCAACACTAGCCGCAGCCCCCACGACCACCATGACGAACCCTCGACATCGCAAAACCGTGAACGTTTGaatccaacaccaacccaaccaaacCGCCCCGATATCCCGACCCGGTCAGATTCCAGAGCGGGCAATGGCAATGACCCACCGAGCGTGGAAATCTTCAAATCATTCCGTGTCTCCATGGAGGATCCCTGCTATAAGGTGCTTCCCGCTGCCTTGAAGAAGTACAATATCAATGCCGACTGGAGGCAATATGCACTGTATATCGTGTATGGTGATCAAGAACGCTGTTTGGGCTTGGACGAGCGGCCGCTCATACTCTTCAAGCAGCTGGAAAAGGAGGGACGCAAACCGATGTTCATGTTGCGAAAACAACTTCAACACCCCGTGGAAAGCAACTATCCGCCAGTCAATCCTGTACCTAACAGCGCTGGATTTGAAAGCAGACAGGCACAGATCAATCTACCCGGCGGAGTGCTATAA
- a CDS encoding cell division control protein Cdc48 (cell division control protein 48): MSAEPDHTHDKKRVHLQDASGAEKKEELDTATAILKKKKKPNSLIVTDAVNDDNSVIALSNNTMETLQLFRGDTVLVKGKKRKDTVLIVLADDDLDDGSARINRVVRHNLRVKHGDVITVHPCPDIKYAKRIAVLPIADTVEGLTGSLFDVFLAPYFREAYRPVRQGDLFTVRGGMRQVEFKVVEVDPPEYGIVAQDTVIHCEGEPIQREDEEGNLNEVGYDDIGGCRKQMAQIRELVELPLRHPQLFKSIGIKPPRGILMYGPPGTGKTLMARAVANETGAFFFLINGPEIMSKMAGESESNLRKAFEEAEKNSPAIIFIDEIDSIAPKREKTNGEVERRVVSQLLTLMDGMKARSNVVVMAATNRPNSIDPALRRFGRFDREVDIGIPDPTGRLEIMQIHTKNMKLGEDVDLETIAAETHGYVGSDLASLCSEAAMQQIREKMDLIDLDEDTIDAEVLDSLGVTMENFRYALGVSNPSALREVAVVEVPNVRWEDIGGLEEVKRELIESVQYPVDHPEKYQKFGLSPSRGVLFYGPPGTGKTMLAKAVANECAANFISVKGPELLSMWFGESESNIRDIFDKARAAAPCVVFLDELDSIAKSRGGSVGDAGGASDRVVNQLLTEMDGMTSKKNVFVIGATNRPEQLDAALVRPGRLDTLVYVPLPDQASREGILKAQLRKTPVAPDVDLPFIASKTHGFSGADLGFVTQRAVKLAIKQSITADIERQKQREANGEDIKMDEDEEVDEEDPVPELTRAHFEEAMKTARRSVSDVEIRRYEAFAQSLKNSGGSSFFRFPSAGEVQDNNTFGEAGNDDSLYD, encoded by the exons ATGAGCGCAGAACCCGACCATACTCATGATAAGAAGAGGGTGCACCTCCA GGACGCCTCTGGCgccgagaagaaagag GAACTCGATACCGCGACAGCCATcctaaagaagaagaagaagcccaaCTCATTGAT TGTGACCGATGCCGTCAACGATGATAACTCCGTTATTGCCCTATCCAACAACACTATGGAAActctccaactcttccgcGGTGACACAGTTCTGGTTAAGGGCAAGAAGCGGAAAGACACCGTTCTGATTGTGTTGGcggatgatgatcttgacGATGGAAGTGCCCGCATCAACCGTGTGGTGAGGCACAACCTCCGTGTCAAGCACGGCGATGTCATCACTGTTCACCCATGCCCCGATATTAAATAT GCCAAGCGTATTGCCGTTCTCCCCATCGCAGACACTGTTGAGGGTCTCACCGGCTCCTTGTTCGACGTCTTCCTTGCCCCCTACTTCCGCGAAGCCTACAGACCCGTGAGACAGGGTGACCTGTTCACAGTAAGAGGAGGTATGAGACAAGTAGAATTCAAGGTCGTTGAGGTGGATCCTCCAGAGTACGGCATTGTTGCACAAGATACCGTGATCCACTGTGAGGGTGAGCCAATCCAGcgcgaggatgaggagggtAACCTCAACGAGGTCGGTTACGATGACATTGGTGGTTGCCGGAAACAGATGGCACAGATCCGAGAATTGGTGGAGCTACCCCTCCGTCATCCTCAGCTGTTCAAGTCCATTGGTATCAAGCCTCCTCGCGGTATCCTCATGTACGGTCCTCCCGGTACTGGTAAGACTCTGATGGCTCGTGCCGTGGCAAACGAGACCGgcgctttcttcttcttgatcaaCGGTCCCGAGATCATGTCCAAGATGGCCGGTGAGTCCGAATCGAATCTGCGCAAGGCCTTtgaggaggctgagaagaacTCCCCCGCtatcatcttcattgatgaAATTGATTCTATCGCCCCCAAGCGTGAGAAGACCAATGGTGAAGTTGAGCGCCGTGTTGTCTCTCAGCTCCTCACCCTGATGGACGGCATGAAGGCTCGTTCCAACGTTGTCGTCATGGCCGCCACTAACCGCCCCAACTCTATCGATCCTGCTCTCCGTCGTTTCGGTCGTTTCGATCGTGAGGTCGATATTGGTATTCCCGACCCCACTGGCCGCCTGGAGATTATGCAGATCCACACCAAGAACATGAAGCTCGGAGAGGACGTTGACCTGGAGACCATCGCCGCTGAGACCCATGGTTACGTCGGCTCTGATCTTGCTTCTCTCTGCTCTGAGGCTGCCATGCAACAGATTCGTGAGAAGATGGATTTGATCGATCTGGACGAGGATACCATTGATGCTGAGGTGCTCGACTCTCTTGGTGTCACCATGGAGAACTTCCGTTACGCCCTTGGCGTCTCTAACCCCTCCGCGCTTCGCGAAGTGGCTGTTGTCGAGGTGCCCAACGTTCGGTGGGAGGACATTGGTGGTCTCGAGGAGGTCAAGCGCGAGCTCATCGAGAGCGTGCAGTACCCCGTGGACCACCCCGAGAAGTACCAAAAGTTCGGTCTTTCACCTTCTCGAGGTGTGCTGTTCTACGGTCCTCCTGGTACTGGTAAGACCATGCTTGCCAAGGCTGTCGCTAATGAGTGCGCTGCCAACTTCATCTCCGTCAAGGGCCCTGAACTGCTCTCTATGTGGTTCGGTGAGTCTGAGAGCAACATCCGGGATATCTTCGACAAGGCCCGTGCTGCCGCTCCTTGTGTCGTCTTCCTGGATGAGTTGGATTCGATCGCCAAGTCTCGTGGTGGCTCTGTTGGCGATGCTGGTGGTGCCTCTGACCGTGTCGTCAACCAGCTCCTGACCG AAATGGACGGCATGACctccaagaagaatgtcttcgtcatcggTGCCACAAACAGACCCGAGCAGCTTGATGCTGCCCTTGTCCGTCCTGGTCGTCTGGACACTCTTGTCTACGTTCCCCTGCCCGACCAGGCTTCTCGTGAGGGTATCCTCAAGGCCCAGCTGCGCAAGACCCCTGTCGCACCCGATGTCGACTTGCCCTTCATTGCCAGCAAGACCCACGGGTTCTCTGGTGCTGATCTTGGATTCGTTACTCAACGTGCTGTTAAGCTGGCCATCAAGCAGTCTATCACTGCTGATATTGAGCGCCAGAAGCAGCGTGAGGCCAATGGCGAGGACATCAAgatggatgaagacgaggaggtcGACGAGGAGGATCCTGTGCCGGAGCTTACGCGTGCGCATTTCGAAGAGGCTATGAAGACGGCCCGTCGGTCCGTCAGCGATGTGGAAATCCGCCGGTACGAGGCTTTCGCTCAGAGCCTGAAGAACTCGGGCGGCAGCAGCTTCTTCCGCTTCCCATCTGCGGGCGAGGTCCAGGACAACAACACGTTCGGTGAAGCCGGCAATGACGACAGCCTCTATGACTAA
- a CDS encoding nucleolar complex-associated protein-domain-containing protein, translating to MAPGRTNKRRRLSPPGDEGNGTSKTSKASALNNFYSNASEWDLEQDYERRPRKLGKKDKERTRLPIKTAEGLQNLEEPELEESDSFLGTDDDEEDAASDAEDDMDEDEETPAEEEKPKIPLKLQILQAKEELAKLATLINEDPEEHLGSFKTMAEMVNNGAHVAIKKLALASQAAIFKDVIPGYRIRPLSEGEMTTKLSKEVRKLQNYEQSLLSHYKHYVQKLTELTKSSKASQEEVDPSLKSIAINCACNMLLSVPHFNFRSELLKILVNRLAKRQVDADFIKCRETLEEVFSRDEDGVVSLEAVRLLSKMMKAKEFRINESVLDTFLHLRLLSEFSSKASRDRVDREPEENTFRGKKKQKKEFRTKRERKIEKERKAVEKDMKEADALVSHEERDKNQAETLKLVFGVYFRILKLRIPALMGPVLEGLAKYAHLINQDFFGDLLEALKDLIGHADRDELEDDVEDEDSESATTSRDSQREALLCTVTAFALLQGQDASKAASTLHLDLSFFIKHLYRSLYSHSINPDIEFNPNKSLRLPDPDDNSSPQQLKRNKVNFQTPTVLLLHCLQSTLLSRAQGIPPPVRVGSFTKRLLTTSLQVPEKSAIATLSLLNQVAKHHANRISSLWHSEERKGDGVYNPYATDIEATNVFAGTVWEGELLRLHYCPQVRDAAVDMEKMISRK from the coding sequence ATGGCTCCAGGACGCACGAATAAAAGGAGACGCCTGAGTCCTCCTGGTGATGAAGGCAATGGCACCTCGAAAACCTCCAAAGCCTCAGCCTTGAACAACTTCTACAGCAACGCCTCCGAATGGGACCTCGAACAAGATTACGAGCGCCGTCCGCGCAAATTGGGcaagaaggataaggagagGACAAGGCTACCTATCAAAACCGCGGAGGGTTTGCAAAACCTTGAGGAACCGGAGCTTGAAGAGTCTGACAGCTTCCTTGGCactgatgacgatgaggaggatgcagCCTCCGACGCCGAGGATGAcatggacgaggatgaggaaacacctgctgaggaggagaagcccaaAATTCCGTTGAAATTGCAGATCTTACAAGCGAAAGAAGAACTTGCAAAATTGGCAACTTTGATCAATGAAGACCCGGAGGAACATCTTGGCTCTTTCAAAACAATGGCTGAAATGGTAAATAACGGCGCGCACGTTGCAATCAAGAAGCTGGCGCTTGCCTCGCAAGCTGCAATATTCAAGGATGTGATCCCGGGCTACCGCATCCGTCCTCTCAGCGAAGGCGAAATGACCACTAAGTTATCGAAAGAAGTGCGCAAACTGCAAAACTACGAACAATCTCTTCTCTCGCATTATAAACACTACGTTCAGAAGTTGACTGAGCTTACAAAGTCATCTAAAGCCTCACAGGAGGAAGTTGATCCTAGCTTAAAAAGTATTGCGATCAACTGTGCCTGCAACATGCTCCTTTCCGTACCGCATTTCAACTTTCGGTCGGAGCTCTTGAAAATTCTTGTCAACCGGCTCGCAAAGAGACAAGTGGATGCTGATTTTATCAAATGCCGGGAAACACTCGAAGAAGTTTTCTCAAGAGATGAGGACGGAGTTGTCTCCCTTGAAGCCGTTCGCCTCCtgtcgaagatgatgaaggcgAAGGAATTTAGAATCAACGAAAGCGTTTTGGACACCTTCTTGCACCTCCGACTGCTCTCCGAATTTTCTTCCAAGGCATCAAGAGACCGGGTCGACCGTGAGCCAGAGGAGAATACATTCcgtgggaagaagaagcaaaagaaagaattccGCACTAAACGGGAACGCAAGATCGAAAAGGAGCGGAAAGCCGTGGAGAAGGATATGAAGGAAGCCGACGCCTTAGTATCCCACGAGGAAAGAGATAAGAACCAAGCAGAGACCTTGAAACTTGTGTTTGGGGTCTACTTCCGCATTTTGAAACTTCGCATTCCTGCTCTTATGGGCCCGGTACTCGAGGGCCTTGCTAAATACGCGCATCTGATCAACCAAGATTTCTTTGGCGACTTACTCGAAGCCTTGAAGGACTTGATTGGGCACGCTGATCGGGACGAACTTGAAGACgacgtggaggatgaggattcTGAATCCGCGACAACATCAAGAGATTCTCAGCGCGAAGCTCTCCTTTGTACCGTCACTGCCTTTGCGCTCCTTCAAGGACAGGATGCTAGCAAGGCGGCAAGCACACTTCATCTTGATCTAAGCTTTTTCATCAAGCATCTTTATCGCTCCCTATACTCTCACTCAATCAACCCTGACATCGAATTCAACCCCAACAAATCTCTTCGGCTCCCCGACCCAGATGACAACAGTTCGCCACAGCAACTTAAGAGGAATAAGGTCAACTTTCAGACTCCGACAGTTCTGCTGCTTCACTGCCTTCAGTCCACACTTTTGTCCCGCGCACAAGGAATACCACCTCCTGTGCGTGTTGGTAGCTTCACTAAACGACTCCTGACGACATCACTCCAGGTTCCTGAGAAGTCCGCCATTGCTACGCTTTCCCTTCTAAACCAAGTAGCGAAGCATCACGCAAACCGTATCTCTTCATTGTGGCACAGTGAGGAGCGTAAAGGCGATGGTGTTTATAACCCCTACGCAACAGATATAGAAGCAACCAATGTCTTTGCCGGGACGGTATGGGAGGGAGAATTACTGCGACTACACTACTGTCCCCAAGTCCGTGATGCTGCCGTggatatggagaagatgatctCGAGGAAGTAA